The nucleotide window TCTCACAATCGATCGTGTACCCCGGCCCACCGGTTCCAGCCATGCCACGGGCACCCTCACGGCTGTTGGGGCATCCACCTTGGGCCATGAAACCATCGATCACTCGATGGAATGAGAGGCCGTCATAAAAGCCTTCACGCGCAAGTTTGACAAAGTTGGCCACGGTGTTCGGGGCATCGTTGTCGAACATCTCCAGCTTGATCTGGCCGGCGTCCGTGGTCATCAGAACCGTGGTCAAAGCATCAACACCAAAACACCATGCTAGGCAAGTGCATAATTCCAGCGCCGCACCCTTGCTATGACCAACATTTACACTCCGCCGTCGCTGGATTCGGCCCGGGTTGGGGTGATCGGTGGAAGTGGTCTTTATGCCATTGATGGGTTGGAGGACGTGCAGGAGGTTGAACTGGAGACCCCGTTCGGTACACCTTCCGACGGCTTCAGGGTTGGTCGCCTCAATGGTGTGGACATCGTCTTTCTGGCCCGCCATGGACGTCATCACCATCTTCTTCCGAGTGAGGTGCCATACCGGGCCAATGTGTGGGCCATGCGCTCCCTCGGTGTGCGCTGGCTGGTGTC belongs to Synechococcus sp. WH 7805 and includes:
- a CDS encoding peptidylprolyl isomerase; translation: MTTDAGQIKLEMFDNDAPNTVANFVKLAREGFYDGLSFHRVIDGFMAQGGCPNSREGARGMAGTGGPGYTIDCEINSKKHVPGALSMAHAGRNTGGSQFFIVHDSQPHLDGVHTVFGQTGDMDVVLAIKNGTKIQTVTVQDQ